In the genome of Synergistaceae bacterium DZ-S4, the window CGTCCTCTGGTGCGTGGATCTCGGGAGCATGGAGTACTCTGCGCTGATCCACCCGCTGCCGGTGCCTCTCATGAAGGGAGGCACCTTGTCCTCCACAGAGGCAGTGCACAGCACTTTTGTATTGCCCCATTCGACCAGCGCCGACCCTTCGGCGTACCTGCTGAAATTCCTCTGGAACATTATCGGTCTCAGTTCAAATGGTTCTCTTCCGTCTATCCTCATCGTCCGATGCTCCGTTAACTGATCTCCCATGGTTTTGTGAGATCCACGGGAGCCTTTTCACCCGACTCTTTGCCGTCGATATAGAATTTTACTTTTTTGATCGGCGGGAAGTTATCTCTCATAGTACGGACAAGTCCGGTGATCACCATTGACGCCTTGTCTTTGCCCAGTGTCTTCAGCGAGGTGCCGAACGCTCCCGTCATGTCAAGGTAGAGCCAGTCCCCGCTCCGGAAAACGTTGAGCACCCGCGAGCTGTTGTCCAGCATCTGAGTCTCTTTAAGCCCGTCTATGTAGACAGAGACCACCTTTTCGATATCCTCCTCGACCATTCCCTTTTTGATCTCTATCTCCCTTTCGGTGAATGTCTTGCCCTCCGGTATGAAGAGGTCATATTTGACATTTCCAGATCCGTTGGAAACATTGGCGCCGGAAACCACTCTTGATGCCTCCGTTCCGCTCCCTACAACATTTCCCACTCTTGGACCGCCTTTTTTATCCGCCCAGTTGAAAAAATAGTTGGCTCCGAGGTATCCGCAGACGAAAAAGATCGCAAGAAGGGCGACCCAGGCGAAGATCCTGACCAGCAGGGGGGCTTTTTTGCTCTCGTCCTCCTCTTCCTCCTCGAACTCGTCGTCATTGAAGCTTTCTTCAAATCTTGCGCGTGATCTCTCTGCCTGTACGTCATCATCGCCGCGGCCCTTTCCGGTGTATCTTGCGAAAAATCCCGCTTTGAGGTTCTCGTTATCTTCCTCCCCGGCCCTCTTTCTCTCCGGAGAGACCCTTTCCTTCTGTTGCGCAGAGACGCGCTTTTCCGAGGGTTCGTCGAATATTTCTTCTTCTTTTTTCTTTCTGACTATAAAATGGCGGGTTCTTTCCTCAGGATCCCTCATTCTTTATTCCTCCCGTATACGATCACTGCACTGTCACCGGATGTTCGTTGATGTAGGTCGCGATACCCTTTGCAAAGCTTCTGCAGAGAGCTTCCCTGTAGCTCGCCGTATTCAGCTTCGCCGCCTCCGCCCTGTCCGTAAGGTAGCCCATTTCGATCAGGACGGAAGGCATGCCCGCGCCTCTCAGTACATAGAAAGGCGCCTGTCTGACCTTCCGCATCGGGAGTCCCGATGACTGTGCCGAACTGTGCAGGACTTCAGTCAGGGTAGTGCTTTCGTTTATCTTGTCGTTCTGCTGCATGTCCCCAAGTATTTTGAGGAGCAGCCTTGTCTTCTGGTCAGCCCGCTGTACGTCCTGCGCGGTTTCCGCTCCCCCGCTTATTTCCTTGTTTTCGTATATGGCCAGCTGCATTGCGTCTTTGTCCGACGGGGGGGCCATAATATAAAACTCAAGCCCGGCGGCGTATTTGCCTTTGGGCATCGCGTTGCAGTGTATGCTTACGAATACGTTCGCTTTGCTGTCGTTGGCAAAGGCTGTCCGCTCTCCCAGCTTTAGATAGACGTCGGTCTTTCTGGTGTATCGCACATCTATGCCATATTCCTCAAGTATCTTTCCGAGTTCAAGGGCAGCCTTCAGGTTTATGTCCTTCTCCCTTATGCCGTTGGCCATGGCACCGGGGTCGTGTCCTCCGTGCCCCGCATCGAGCACCACCACAGGCCTTTTGCTTCCGGGAGCGATCTTTACGGGAGTCAGCACAGCCGCAGGTTTTTTCTCTTCTCCGGCAGCTTTTTCAGGTTCTGTCATTTCAGGCTTTGCAGGTTTTTCGAGCTCGGCCGGTGCCTCCTTCAGAGGTTCCTCTTTGGCCGGTTCCTTCTTTGCCTCCTCTGCCTGAGGAGGTGTCACATCAGGCTCGGACCATCTCATCCCGGGTTTTCTGCCAATATTTGAGTAAAACTGATCCAGGACTGTCACCATGGTTTTCGAGTCGGCCCACCAGTGTCCGTCTTTGACCTCTATCGGATAAGGCAGGCTGATTATCGAACCGTTTACCCTCACTACGCTGGAATTGTTCCAGAACTCCATCTTCTTGCCGTCTATCACCACTACTATGCCCTGAAGATTGCCAGACCTTGCAAGTCCGAGTGCAGAAATGACCTCTTCTATGGCTACGTCCTTCCCCTTCAGTGCGTTTGTCCTCGCGGATATGTCCCCCTTCTTAATGTCGCCGTACCAGAGGGAAAGGTTTTCCGCACAGGCTGCTCCGGCAGCCATTGCTGCAATGAAGAGAGCTATGGCCAGCATCGTTGATATTTTCTTATTCACCCGCAACAACAATATTTTCCACCACCAATGTCGGAGCCGCTGTGGATCCGAAGAATTCAAGGTCGGAGCCGACAGCGGCTATATTATTCAGAAGGCTTTTCAGGTTTGACGCGATAGTTATCCCGCTGACAGGCCTTGTTATCTTCCCCTTTTCGATCAGATGTCCCTTTGCCCCGACCGAGAAGTCTCCGCTGATGGGATCTATCGTATGGAGCCCCATCATATCTGTTAAGAAAAGTCCTGACCCTACGCCGGATATGAGTTTTTCGGGGCCTTCGCTTCCTGCTTCCAACAGAACATTGGTATTTCCCACCTCAGGCAGAGAGGACATTCCCCTGCATGCATTGCCTGTTGAGGCAACTCCGTCTTTCCATGCATACTGAAGATTATACAGGTAGGACCGGGCGATACCGCCTTCGATCAGGACAGTCCTGCCTGTGGGCACCCCCTCTGAATCCCACGAACCCGTTCCGGCTTTCCATGGTATCCTTCCGTCATCTATAAGGGTAACACAGGAGGACGCAATTTTCTCCCCCAAACAGCCCTTCATCATTGACCTTCCCTTGTGTATCTCAGGCGCGCAGAAGAGGTCCCCGATGACCTCCACAAGTGATGACGCGGTTTCCGGGTCGATGACGATAGTATAAGGGCCCGTCCTTATCGGCTTTCCGCCAAGCGCCGAGACCGTCTTCTCAACTGCCCTGAGCGCGGTCTGTTTTATGTCCAGCTCATCCAGCCGCCTTGATTCGAGACCGTAACCTCCTATCTCAGTGTTGGTGCCGTCATCGGCTATGACTGTTACGACGCAGCTCGCGCTGCTTCCGCGCTCCCAGCCGGCAAGTCCGGTACTGGTGCAGTAGAAGGACGACCCCCATCCGTCATTCCAGGATGCGCTCCTTACCGAGATAACTTTTTTATCAGCTGATCTCGCATATCCCGTCATTTCACGGCAGTATTCCATTCGTTTCTGAGGAGTAACGGCAACTATCTGAGGATCTTCAAGGTCAAGCGCGGGGTCTGAGACCATTTCCCCATCGTAAAGCATTATGCCTTCCTCCGGTTCGGAATTCCTGCAGTTGACAAGGCTCCATTCCGCCAACTCCTTAAGCGAGAGCCTGTCCAGCCTGTTTCCGTAGGATATCCCCTGCCTGCCGTCTGACATGATAGTCCTTACTCCAATGCCCGCAGTAAAGCCGGTCACGCACTCTTCGATCTCCCCGTCCTTGAGGGAAAGTCCCGAACCGGCGCCTTCGGAATAAAGTACGTCAGCCGCCGATGCCCCTCCGCGCAGAGCCTCATCCAGTATCCATCCTGACATGGATTCGACTTCTTCACGGGAAAGGAATTCGGTCACTGAGAGATCACCTCAAGTATTATCGACGCGGCCCTTTCGACATCTTCCCTGTCTACGTCGAGATGGGTAACAAGACGTACCCTTCTGGGCGACAGTGCGTTGAGAAGCAGTCCGCGTTCCCTGCAGGCACTGACAAAACGCTCGTCCGAAGGGTAGCCGTCAAGCATCGGAAAGAATATCATGTTCGTCATATTAGGAACTTCTTCTACATGGACCCCTCCCTTTATCAGGAGTTCAGACAGAAGTTTTGCATTGTCATGGTCTTCGGAAAGCCTCGGTATGTTGTTTTTAAGCGCGTACAGCCCAGCAGCCGCGGCTATCCCTACCTGACGCTGGGCTCCGCCGATGCGCTTCCTGGCCTTTTTAGCCCTTTCAATGAATTCGTGAGATCCGCAGAGCATCGACCCCATAGGCGCCCCGAGACCCTTGGAGAGGCAGAACTGGACAGAATCGATCTCATCGGTAAATGCCTTCACATCCACTCCGTGGAAAACGGATGCGTTGAATATCCTCGCTCCGTCGAGGTGCACATGAAAACCCAGCTTGTGTCCCTCTCCCGCAACTTCGGCAAAGCGTTCCGGCGATACCGCTATCCCCCCCGTGTAGTTGTGGGTATTTTCGAGACAGAGTATAGTCGTGTCAGGGTGGTGGATGTTGTTGTCAGCCCTGTTTGCGGGGGCCAGGTCAGCTGCTGCGGGAATTCCCTCGTCGTCATTGAGAGGGTAGGGGCATAGTCCCGCGATCGCGGAAAAGCCTCCGACTTCGGCATTCCATACATGGGACCGCTTCCCTGCAAGGAGGCTCTCCCCGTGGCGCCCCGCCGAGAGAAAGGCAAGCAGATTGCCCATTGTGCCTGAACATGTATATATGGCCGCCTCTTTGCCCGTAAGTTCGGCTGCATATTCTGACAGTGCGTTTGAAGAAGGATCGTCGCCGTATATGTCGTCTCCCACTTCAGCGCAAGCCATTATCCTGCGCATCTCTTCGGAAGGCTTGGTAACCGTGTCGCTGCGGAAATCCATTATTTTCATGATCTTGATACCCCCATAGGTCAATTATTTTTTATTATGAAGCATGCCTTGCTGCAGTATTCTATATGCAGGGATCATTATACGCTGTTTTTATATTTTAACTCCCAACCTTGCCCATGGGAGAAAATCCTCGCTCACTGCGATCCCAAGCTCTACGCCGTGGCTGTTTGAGCCGTGGAAATCCGACCCTGCGGTCGGGTAAAGGTCAAACATATCGGCCATTTTAAGGTAATTGTAGATCTGTTCGGGGCTGTGACCCGAATAGAGCGCCTCGATGCCCCAAAGCCCGTGATCCTTCAGTGTCCCGAGAAGGCTGTGCATCTCCTCATCTCTGAGATATGCCTGTGCGGGATGAGCAAGTACCGCGACTCCTCCGGCCTCCGTGATCAGCGAAATGCACTCTTCGGCAGAAAGCCTTGCCCTTGACACATGAGCCTTTCCTCCATATCCGATGTACTTGGTGAAAGCTTCCCCTATGCTCGATACATACCCCTTCTGCATCATGAGCCTGGCAATATGCGGTCTGGCCACGACCTCTCCCTTGGAGAGAAGGGCAACATCTTCGATCTGTATGTCAAAGCCGAGTTCCTGCAATTTTCTGCATATACTGTGATTTCTGTCGTCCCTGTTGTTCCTTATATCACGAAGCCTCTTCTGAAGCGCTTCGTTTGTCCTGTCTATGCGGAAGCCAAGTATGTGCAGGGTAAAATCGGAGTCAGCAGAAAGCTCTATCCCCGAAAGCCCCTCCAAACCATTTTCCCTGCATGCAGCCATGAAAGGGGCAAGACCCTCGGTCGTATCGTGGTCTGTAAGGCTTACAAAGGCGAGATGCCTTTTCTTAGCGGCTTTTGCGATAGATTCCACGCTCAGAGTCCCGTCCGAATAGTTGCTGTGGACATGCATATCGATCAGTATCATCTATTTGCTGCGGGCCTCCTCTTTGTCCGTTGTTTCCGCGGATAATTTTACATACAAAGGGTGCGAAAGCACAAAGGCCATAAGTTCAAGTTTTTGCAGGTCTTCTTCAGAAAAAGCGTCCGGAGCCGCAGATTCTATCTGGAGGACACCGATCTTTTCACCTTCTGCACAAAGGGGGACGGACATAAGGGACCTTGCGTCCCTGTAGAAGGGAAGGTCCTTCCCGCTTTCCACCCTGGGCGTAAAATAAGACCTCCCTGATGCGAAGACTTTCCATGCGGCGCCTCCGTTTCTCGGGACGGTATTGCCTTGCCTTCCGGTCCTGCCCGGCATATACATCCCGCCGGCCTTGTCTGCTACCGTAATGAAGACTTCATCTCCCGGTGTCATTTCCCTTATCTTTTCCGCAGCGGAAGACACTAAGCCATCGAGCCCCTTTTCCCGGGAGATCTCCGATGAGAACCTGTCAGCGGCACCGATGATTTTTTTGCCGCTGTCACGATAGTAGAGCATGAAGCCTCCCACAGCAACGAGAAGGAAAAATATTGAAGCAGTCTCGAACCAGGAAAAGACTCCGCATACAGATCCTATGACAGCTGCTGAGGCACATATCAGAAGGTTGGTCTTATGGGACCATCTTCCGCTTTCCGTCAGTCCCAGAAAGGCCGAAAGCATGGATGCCATAAAGAGCGGGGTCGAGTCGAAGACGCAGCTGAGTGCGCACCCGGCAGAGAGAAGCAATACCCAGAATATCTGGGGCCAGAACTTCCGTCTTCTGAAGACCCTGCCGAAATTGGGATCACCACTTTTCACTGTGCAGGATCTCCCCTTCCAGAGTCAATATCCTTATCTCCTCTTCATCCACGATCGCCGCTCCCGCGGGATCTTTGCCCTTTGGAATCGTTGTGGATCCGGGATTCATAAAAATAGTGCCCCTCTCCCTTACAACGGAAGCTACATGTGTATGTCCCGATATGGCCAGGTGTACGGCCGAATCGAGGGCCATCTGCCTGAAGAGGGGGAAGTTGTCGCCGTGCATCATAAGTATTTTCTTTCCGTTCCACCAAATTGAGACGTAGGGGGCGAGCAGCGGCGCAAGCACCATCTGGTCAACGTCTGCGTCACAGTTGCCCCTTGCTATGAATATAGTTCCGTTGTATCTGTTTATGGCGTCCGCGAGATCCGCAGGAGTATAGCCTCCCGGTATGGGATTTCTCGGGCCGTGGTAAAGCACATCCCCTGCGTGCAGTACCGCGTCGGCATTTTTAAACAGAGAGACGGCAGATACCCACGCGGGGTAGCTTCCGTGAGTGTCAGACAGAACACCCAGCACTTTACTGTCTATCCTTCGGGCAGACATGTCAACACATCCTTTGTGCGGGAAAATCCCGGTTGATATTATTCCAAGCTATTATATAATCAGTAGGCTCGGAAAAACACAGAAACAGGAGTGGTTTTTATGAATATAGATTCCAAAACACTGGAACAGCAGGACATGAAGATGCTGGTACATTCGCTTGAGCTCGTTTCAGCCCGGATATTCGAATCAGTAATAACACTTAATCAGCTCGCATCTTCGAATACTCCCGAGATGAACACCCTTTTTGAACAGTGGGTCTCATGCCTCGGGGAAGAGGTCGCCGCCGCTGCGGAAGAAAAGGGGAAACTCGATCCCGAAAAAATCTCAAAGCGCATTGGGGTAAGCGCTTCCACGATCATCTCCCTGGCCCTGGCCCTCCACAGACAGGGAAAGCTTAAGATCAGGTCACTGGAAGTGGAGCCGGGGGACAACGTTAACACCGAGATCTGCGGCTGCCTTAAATAGAAAAGGCCGCAATTTCCTCAGCCCAGGGACTGCTAGCCCTTAACTGACTTGGCGACTGAATTTGCTCTGACTTTTCCCATGCTGGCTTTTGTCTGCCTTCTTGTAGGGCTGGCCGGCTTTGTCGACGCATCTGCGGGTGGCGGGGGGATCATAGCTCTCCCTGCCTACGTCTTCACCGGGATGCCCGCTCACTTCGCGTTCGGCTGCAATAAATTCTCAAGCGCCTGCGGGACGACCCTCTCAGTATTCAAATTCTGGAAAGCGGGAGCAGTGAACATAAGATCCTCGCTGCTCGCAGCGTTCAGCTCCTTTATCGGCTCGGGCATAGCAGCATCGATAGTGCTGAAAATACCCGACAATGTCCTCAAGACGATGCTCCTTCTGATCCTTCCCGTTGCGGCAGTCGTCATCTTCCTCAAAAAAGACATGGGGGAGGACGACCTTTCCCACTCCTTGTCCCGAAGGGCGACTCTCTTATTATCGCTGCTGATCGGATTCCTGGTAGGCGGGTATGACGGGATGTTCGGGCCTGGAGCCGGCACATTTGCCATTTTTGCCTTTTCGTCGATAATGAAGTATGACCTTAAGACCGCTTCAGGCAATGCGAAGATCGTCAACCTTGCCTCAAACTATGCGTCCCTGCTGACGTTCGCTCTGGCCGGTACTCTCTATTACCAGATCGCAATACCTGCCGGGATATGCAATATCATTGGCAATTACATAGGCTCGGCTTACGCATTAAGAGAGGGCGGAAAGTTCATCCGCCCCATGATGATAGTCGTTCTGATCTTCCTGCTTGCCAAGATAACCTTCGACCTTTTCAGTATCTGATATCAGAATTTACTCTTTTTTGTGACCCACCACGGGGCCATTGAAGTATCCCTGTGTCCGCTTGCCGTCAGTTCCCATACCGTCGCGACGAGGCTGTTCATTCTTGCCGCAAATGCGAATAACGGCATCAAAGGCAGGAAGCATAACCTCGACAGGTCCTCTTTTGGCCTTTCGGAGAGGCATGCAACGAAGATTAGGTACATTACAAGAAGCAGCAGCAGGTAGAAGAGGTAAACGAACAGCAGCAGTCCCGCCGAATACTCGATTGGGTAAACGATGAAGAGCCAGACTGTGTACGCGAATATCACAAATGGCATGACTATCTGTGAAAAGAGCCCGGTGAATATTATCATCAGGAAATTGGGCCAGCCAAGAAGTTTTGGTTTGAATGACAACCTGTGCTTTCTGAAATATAGGTAGGAGAGATCTCCGTCCCACCTTATCCTTTGTTTGAGAAAACCCTTGAAGGTGGAGGGCGCGTCCGTGTGTCCTATGGCTTCGGGATCAAACACTATACGAAACTTCTTTTTGTACCTTCCGAAATAATTCTTGATCCTGAGCGTTATATCCAGATCTTCCGCAGTTCCGGCGTCCCATCCCTCCACAAGGTCCAGGACGTTTTTCCTGAAGACTCCGAATGCCCCGGATATGTTGTTTACCATATTGAATGCGCTCAACCCGGTCTTGGATGCCTGGATCGAGACAAAATATTCTATAGCCTGAAGAGATGCTGTCAGCGATTCATCGGCATTCCTTACTCTTAGGCAGCCTGAGACAGCGCTTATGGCCGGATCTTCAAAATGCCTGGTGACCCTCTCGACCATGTTGTTGTCGAAAGAGGTGTCGCCGTCAAGTGCCATCACGATCTCCCCGCTCGCGAAATTCAGCCCGGTGTTAAGGCTGGAGACACGGCCTCCTCTCTGCCATTTCGGTACCACGACAAGCTTCCTGTTCCGGAAGCCTGATACATATTCAGACATCTCCATCGCTGAATCGTAGGTAAGCTTATTTTTTGAAGCGCCGTCGATCATTGCAAGCATCTCGATCTTGCCGGGATATATCTGTTCGGTTAGGGACATTATCGTTTTCTGCACATCCCGCCCTTCGCTGTAACATGTGATTATGCAGGAGACCGGAGGAAAGAAAGGATCCCGCTCGCCCTCATATCTTCTTTCGAGGGTGTATTTTATGACTCCGACCACTACAAGGAGCGACAGCGGGAGCTCGAAGAAGAGGACAAATGGCATGAACTTGAGCAGCAGACTGCCTGCACCTTCTGCAAAGAGGAGCGGCAGGTATTCCGCAGTCACCAGTCCACCGAACGCGTCCATGCCCGTCTTCTCTTTATGGGTTACAGCTCTTCGGCAAACATGGCAAGATATTTTTCTGCTGCGGCCTGATCGTCCTCAGCCGGTATCTGGAAAGATCTTGCCCGTATCTCTATCTTTTTTTCAGCCTTTATCTCAAGCATGTCATTGAGCTGCTCTATGCGTTCGGCCAGTATCCTCGAATTGTCAAAGATGGTCCTTGGCAGCAGGATCCAGAAGGTATCGGGAGCCGAGGATGTCGTTATATCCGTGTTCCTTACCATGGACCTTATCCTGAAAATGAGCTCGTCCATGATCTTCTTGTAAAGGTCCTCACCCAATGAGGTCTCGACCTCATAGAGGTTGGAGAACTTCAGGCCGATAATGGTAAATACCTCGTCAGAGTAGCGCTTTCTGTACTCCCTCATCCATTCGAGGATATTGCAGAAATATCCGAATTTCAGGTTATTTTGGCCGTCAAAGAGCTGGACCTCCATCTGCATGTTCCCTGTCCGGA includes:
- a CDS encoding GerMN domain-containing protein, with the protein product MRDPEERTRHFIVRKKKEEEIFDEPSEKRVSAQQKERVSPERKRAGEEDNENLKAGFFARYTGKGRGDDDVQAERSRARFEESFNDDEFEEEEEDESKKAPLLVRIFAWVALLAIFFVCGYLGANYFFNWADKKGGPRVGNVVGSGTEASRVVSGANVSNGSGNVKYDLFIPEGKTFTEREIEIKKGMVEEDIEKVVSVYIDGLKETQMLDNSSRVLNVFRSGDWLYLDMTGAFGTSLKTLGKDKASMVITGLVRTMRDNFPPIKKVKFYIDGKESGEKAPVDLTKPWEIS
- a CDS encoding N-acetylmuramoyl-L-alanine amidase; this translates as MNKKISTMLAIALFIAAMAAGAACAENLSLWYGDIKKGDISARTNALKGKDVAIEEVISALGLARSGNLQGIVVVIDGKKMEFWNNSSVVRVNGSIISLPYPIEVKDGHWWADSKTMVTVLDQFYSNIGRKPGMRWSEPDVTPPQAEEAKKEPAKEEPLKEAPAELEKPAKPEMTEPEKAAGEEKKPAAVLTPVKIAPGSKRPVVVLDAGHGGHDPGAMANGIREKDINLKAALELGKILEEYGIDVRYTRKTDVYLKLGERTAFANDSKANVFVSIHCNAMPKGKYAAGLEFYIMAPPSDKDAMQLAIYENKEISGGAETAQDVQRADQKTRLLLKILGDMQQNDKINESTTLTEVLHSSAQSSGLPMRKVRQAPFYVLRGAGMPSVLIEMGYLTDRAEAAKLNTASYREALCRSFAKGIATYINEHPVTVQ
- a CDS encoding TldD/PmbA family protein, yielding MTEFLSREEVESMSGWILDEALRGGASAADVLYSEGAGSGLSLKDGEIEECVTGFTAGIGVRTIMSDGRQGISYGNRLDRLSLKELAEWSLVNCRNSEPEEGIMLYDGEMVSDPALDLEDPQIVAVTPQKRMEYCREMTGYARSADKKVISVRSASWNDGWGSSFYCTSTGLAGWERGSSASCVVTVIADDGTNTEIGGYGLESRRLDELDIKQTALRAVEKTVSALGGKPIRTGPYTIVIDPETASSLVEVIGDLFCAPEIHKGRSMMKGCLGEKIASSCVTLIDDGRIPWKAGTGSWDSEGVPTGRTVLIEGGIARSYLYNLQYAWKDGVASTGNACRGMSSLPEVGNTNVLLEAGSEGPEKLISGVGSGLFLTDMMGLHTIDPISGDFSVGAKGHLIEKGKITRPVSGITIASNLKSLLNNIAAVGSDLEFFGSTAAPTLVVENIVVAGE
- a CDS encoding beta-eliminating lyase-related protein; the encoded protein is MKIMDFRSDTVTKPSEEMRRIMACAEVGDDIYGDDPSSNALSEYAAELTGKEAAIYTCSGTMGNLLAFLSAGRHGESLLAGKRSHVWNAEVGGFSAIAGLCPYPLNDDEGIPAAADLAPANRADNNIHHPDTTILCLENTHNYTGGIAVSPERFAEVAGEGHKLGFHVHLDGARIFNASVFHGVDVKAFTDEIDSVQFCLSKGLGAPMGSMLCGSHEFIERAKKARKRIGGAQRQVGIAAAAGLYALKNNIPRLSEDHDNAKLLSELLIKGGVHVEEVPNMTNMIFFPMLDGYPSDERFVSACRERGLLLNALSPRRVRLVTHLDVDREDVERAASIILEVISQ
- a CDS encoding PHP domain-containing protein, coding for MILIDMHVHSNYSDGTLSVESIAKAAKKRHLAFVSLTDHDTTEGLAPFMAACRENGLEGLSGIELSADSDFTLHILGFRIDRTNEALQKRLRDIRNNRDDRNHSICRKLQELGFDIQIEDVALLSKGEVVARPHIARLMMQKGYVSSIGEAFTKYIGYGGKAHVSRARLSAEECISLITEAGGVAVLAHPAQAYLRDEEMHSLLGTLKDHGLWGIEALYSGHSPEQIYNYLKMADMFDLYPTAGSDFHGSNSHGVELGIAVSEDFLPWARLGVKI
- a CDS encoding GAF domain-containing protein — translated: MKSGDPNFGRVFRRRKFWPQIFWVLLLSAGCALSCVFDSTPLFMASMLSAFLGLTESGRWSHKTNLLICASAAVIGSVCGVFSWFETASIFFLLVAVGGFMLYYRDSGKKIIGAADRFSSEISREKGLDGLVSSAAEKIREMTPGDEVFITVADKAGGMYMPGRTGRQGNTVPRNGGAAWKVFASGRSYFTPRVESGKDLPFYRDARSLMSVPLCAEGEKIGVLQIESAAPDAFSEEDLQKLELMAFVLSHPLYVKLSAETTDKEEARSK
- the yfcE gene encoding phosphodiesterase, with the translated sequence MSARRIDSKVLGVLSDTHGSYPAWVSAVSLFKNADAVLHAGDVLYHGPRNPIPGGYTPADLADAINRYNGTIFIARGNCDADVDQMVLAPLLAPYVSIWWNGKKILMMHGDNFPLFRQMALDSAVHLAISGHTHVASVVRERGTIFMNPGSTTIPKGKDPAGAAIVDEEEIRILTLEGEILHSEKW
- a CDS encoding TSUP family transporter encodes the protein MLAFVCLLVGLAGFVDASAGGGGIIALPAYVFTGMPAHFAFGCNKFSSACGTTLSVFKFWKAGAVNIRSSLLAAFSSFIGSGIAASIVLKIPDNVLKTMLLLILPVAAVVIFLKKDMGEDDLSHSLSRRATLLLSLLIGFLVGGYDGMFGPGAGTFAIFAFSSIMKYDLKTASGNAKIVNLASNYASLLTFALAGTLYYQIAIPAGICNIIGNYIGSAYALREGGKFIRPMMIVVLIFLLAKITFDLFSI
- a CDS encoding glycosyltransferase family 2 protein gives rise to the protein MDAFGGLVTAEYLPLLFAEGAGSLLLKFMPFVLFFELPLSLLVVVGVIKYTLERRYEGERDPFFPPVSCIITCYSEGRDVQKTIMSLTEQIYPGKIEMLAMIDGASKNKLTYDSAMEMSEYVSGFRNRKLVVVPKWQRGGRVSSLNTGLNFASGEIVMALDGDTSFDNNMVERVTRHFEDPAISAVSGCLRVRNADESLTASLQAIEYFVSIQASKTGLSAFNMVNNISGAFGVFRKNVLDLVEGWDAGTAEDLDITLRIKNYFGRYKKKFRIVFDPEAIGHTDAPSTFKGFLKQRIRWDGDLSYLYFRKHRLSFKPKLLGWPNFLMIIFTGLFSQIVMPFVIFAYTVWLFIVYPIEYSAGLLLFVYLFYLLLLLVMYLIFVACLSERPKEDLSRLCFLPLMPLFAFAARMNSLVATVWELTASGHRDTSMAPWWVTKKSKF